A stretch of the Candidatus Paceibacterota bacterium genome encodes the following:
- the smpB gene encoding SsrA-binding protein SmpB gives MANLIENRKAHFNYEVLDKYNAGMELLGLEVKSLRSGQGSLEGSHITIRGGEAYLIGAHIPPYQINNTPKDYDSRRNRRLLLTKKEIAELLGKESKKGLTIVPLSVYNSKNLIKLEIAVVRGKKKFDKRETIKKREGEREIRRTLKNS, from the coding sequence ATGGCAAATCTAATCGAAAATCGAAAAGCCCACTTTAATTATGAAGTTCTGGATAAATACAATGCCGGGATGGAGCTTTTAGGTTTGGAAGTGAAATCTTTGCGTAGTGGCCAAGGCTCGCTTGAAGGTTCGCATATTACAATTAGGGGCGGTGAAGCCTATCTCATCGGTGCACATATTCCGCCGTATCAGATTAATAACACCCCGAAAGATTACGATTCACGCCGAAACCGCCGGCTTTTGCTCACGAAAAAAGAGATTGCCGAGCTTTTGGGGAAGGAGAGTAAGAAGGGTTTGACAATCGTGCCACTTTCGGTGTATAATAGTAAGAACCTGATTAAACTCGAAATTGCGGTGGTCCGCGGTAAAAAGAAATTCGACAAGCGCGAGACAATCAAGAAGCGCGAAGGCGAGCGAGAAATCAGACGAACCTTGAAAAATAGTTGA
- a CDS encoding ribbon-helix-helix domain-containing protein — protein MRNIVNISVPAQMAKDIKREVKVGKFASTSEFMRHLIRVWNTRKLAEELKKEQSAFRGGRYKVLRSFKNLK, from the coding sequence ATGCGAAACATTGTAAACATTTCAGTACCGGCCCAAATGGCAAAAGATATCAAGCGGGAAGTTAAGGTGGGGAAGTTTGCTTCCACCAGCGAGTTTATGCGTCATTTGATCAGAGTGTGGAACACTAGAAAACTGGCTGAGGAATTGAAGAAGGAACAATCCGCATTTCGGGGTGGTCGCTATAAAGTGCTCCGGTCCTTTAAGAACTTAAAGTAA
- a CDS encoding SLATT domain-containing protein: MKDKYIKECEAIKQNCTYTGEAHHIIADKQKRLAGYFQIIPAVVAAVLGVLVGSGSVPSWFIWLSVISAVVAAVGNVLNPLKDYYDNLNAAKNFVTLKQDARSLEETFSAAMSDAEFATATKSLHDRYNDLVRFAPPTDKKSFEEAQKRVKSGVHELD, encoded by the coding sequence ATGAAAGATAAATACATAAAAGAGTGCGAAGCGATAAAACAAAATTGCACCTATACAGGTGAAGCTCACCACATTATCGCAGACAAACAAAAGCGCCTAGCGGGTTATTTCCAGATAATTCCTGCGGTTGTCGCTGCAGTTCTTGGAGTTTTGGTTGGTAGTGGTAGCGTTCCAAGTTGGTTTATTTGGTTGAGTGTTATCTCTGCTGTTGTTGCAGCCGTAGGGAATGTACTTAACCCACTAAAGGATTATTACGATAACCTAAATGCTGCAAAAAACTTTGTCACTCTCAAACAAGATGCAAGGTCTCTAGAAGAAACTTTTTCCGCTGCCATGAGCGATGCTGAGTTTGCGACTGCCACAAAATCACTTCATGATCGTTACAACGATCTTGTCCGTTTTGCGCCTCCTACTGATAAAAAATCATTCGAAGAAGCTCAAAAACGTGTGAAGAGTGGCGTGCACGAACTAGATTAA
- a CDS encoding disulfide bond formation protein B, whose translation MSSLFTTVLASFTVLGQIGIVAGIIFLFIRKQDRKSNCFLKLVEEYALFIIFSVSLTGTLLSLYYSDYIGLEPCVLCWWQRIFLYPQVILAGIATWKNDRNIFLYSLWLSIIGAVISGYQSLLQYGVSSPLPCAAGGTAVSCAKVYFMEFGYITIPLMAFTAFLITAGAAYIGYRGNKIK comes from the coding sequence ATGTCATCTTTGTTCACTACAGTGTTAGCAAGCTTCACAGTACTCGGCCAAATCGGCATCGTCGCCGGAATTATTTTCCTATTCATCAGAAAACAAGATCGTAAATCAAATTGCTTTCTGAAATTAGTTGAGGAGTATGCTCTGTTTATTATCTTCAGCGTGAGCCTAACCGGAACGCTTCTTAGTCTCTATTATTCAGATTATATCGGTCTCGAACCGTGTGTTTTGTGCTGGTGGCAGAGAATCTTTCTTTATCCGCAGGTCATCCTGGCCGGAATCGCCACTTGGAAAAATGACCGGAATATTTTTCTTTACAGTCTTTGGCTGTCAATAATCGGCGCCGTCATTTCCGGCTATCAAAGTTTGTTGCAATACGGCGTCTCCTCGCCTTTGCCTTGCGCGGCCGGTGGCACGGCTGTTTCTTGCGCCAAAGTTTATTTCATGGAATTCGGCTACATCACCATTCCCTTGATGGCTTTCACCGCTTTTCTCATTACCGCAGGAGCCGCCTATATCGGCTATCGCGGAAACAAAATTAAGTAG
- a CDS encoding N-formylglutamate amidohydrolase, producing the protein MIATENYTILMEHGLVIFKAKPESPVIISIPHDGLPFQTLSGFFEPRKIGYRGRDLNVWPVAKDILLSARVNAVWGQMPRALVDYNRAWPVGINYYPLTQKEVHTALDDERLLKAYQEYHAAIDRFLISATEKFGRTKVLLVDLHGFNKQPPYAPKGGFDLILGTGNRASIHHGNIDEKLAKHLTDRGYQVFLPQDKHLGPEEDYFSADFTTRHHSEKHGVSVIQVEINSRFRMRDARALGQKLSLDLAEFFKNHCL; encoded by the coding sequence ATGATTGCGACTGAAAATTATACAATCTTGATGGAACACGGATTGGTTATCTTCAAGGCCAAACCGGAAAGCCCGGTTATCATTTCAATCCCCCACGACGGCCTCCCTTTCCAGACTCTCTCGGGATTTTTCGAGCCAAGAAAGATTGGTTATCGGGGCCGAGATCTGAATGTTTGGCCGGTGGCCAAAGATATTCTATTGTCGGCGCGAGTAAACGCTGTCTGGGGCCAGATGCCAAGAGCGCTAGTCGATTACAATCGAGCTTGGCCCGTTGGCATCAATTACTACCCCCTCACCCAGAAGGAAGTCCACACGGCGCTTGATGACGAAAGACTGCTTAAGGCCTATCAGGAATACCACGCGGCCATCGACCGTTTTCTGATTTCGGCAACTGAAAAATTTGGTCGAACCAAAGTTCTTTTAGTCGACCTTCACGGCTTCAACAAGCAACCACCCTACGCACCGAAAGGTGGCTTTGATTTAATTCTCGGCACCGGCAATCGGGCAAGTATTCATCATGGCAATATCGATGAGAAACTGGCCAAACATCTGACCGACCGGGGTTATCAAGTCTTCTTGCCTCAGGACAAACATCTAGGGCCGGAAGAAGACTATTTCAGCGCCGACTTTACCACTCGCCACCACTCGGAAAAACACGGCGTCAGTGTAATCCAGGTCGAGATTAACTCACGGTTTCGGATGCGCGACGCTCGCGCCCTTGGGCAAAAGCTGTCGCTCGACTTGGCCGAGTTCTTCAAAAACCATTGCTTATAA
- a CDS encoding HIT domain-containing protein, whose translation MEKKIGCAFCELSEIKNRGLIIQNNLAWAFLTNIPIVPGHLLIVPNRCVAKVEDLMAPELAAIFELVLKLKPAMSGLFGATGFNFAWNDGVSGGQSVPHFHLHMIPR comes from the coding sequence ATGGAGAAAAAGATAGGATGCGCCTTTTGCGAGTTGTCGGAAATTAAAAATCGTGGATTGATTATCCAAAATAATTTGGCTTGGGCTTTTCTAACCAATATTCCGATAGTGCCAGGGCATCTTCTCATTGTGCCGAACCGGTGCGTTGCCAAAGTTGAAGACTTAATGGCACCAGAGCTAGCCGCCATTTTTGAATTGGTCTTAAAGCTGAAGCCTGCTATGTCTGGACTATTTGGGGCAACAGGATTTAATTTCGCTTGGAATGACGGTGTCTCGGGTGGACAAAGTGTGCCACATTTTCATCTGCATATGATTCCTAGGTAA
- a CDS encoding thioredoxin domain-containing protein, producing MKKATIISMIIGVLVVIGIIWSVTSYNNTPGQYDPLAVCLKDKGAIFYGAFWCPHCQNQKKAFGKSARLLPYVECSKPDGRTQYQTCTDAKIESYPTWIFADGERIIGEITPEKLAEKTSCPLSGNLATTTATTGTTTSL from the coding sequence ATGAAAAAAGCCACCATCATTTCAATGATAATTGGTGTTTTAGTCGTTATCGGCATTATTTGGAGCGTCACTTCTTACAACAATACGCCCGGACAATATGACCCCTTAGCAGTCTGCCTCAAGGATAAAGGTGCAATCTTTTACGGCGCTTTTTGGTGTCCACACTGTCAAAATCAGAAGAAAGCTTTTGGAAAATCGGCCCGTCTCCTTCCCTATGTTGAATGTTCCAAGCCGGACGGTCGCACCCAGTATCAAACTTGCACTGACGCCAAGATCGAGAGCTACCCGACTTGGATTTTTGCCGACGGTGAGAGAATAATCGGCGAAATTACTCCGGAAAAATTGGCCGAAAAAACTTCTTGTCCTCTATCGGGCAACCTTGCAACAACCACGGCGACAACCGGCACGACAACTAGTTTGTAG
- a CDS encoding helix-turn-helix domain-containing protein, whose product MKKEPQAYYTPMELAELLSVNVMTIYRYIKAGRLAAHKIGKEYRIDRTEFERFMTKTKTK is encoded by the coding sequence ATGAAAAAAGAACCGCAAGCATACTACACGCCAATGGAATTAGCCGAACTCCTGTCGGTCAATGTTATGACTATTTACCGGTACATCAAGGCCGGCCGGCTGGCTGCTCACAAGATCGGCAAAGAGTACCGGATTGATCGCACTGAGTTTGAGAGGTTTATGACGAAAACAAAGACAAAATAA
- a CDS encoding PLP-dependent aspartate aminotransferase family protein, protein MSKMKNESGQWQFSTKLVHSGEAPDRETGAVAPVLVRSKTFAQKEFGGESKFKYSRGLNPTREKLEEKLAALEGGGEARVFASGLAAETAFFLTLNPGDRVLCCQEIYGGTFRLFDQFLSKFGISCDFTDFGNEADIRAKITPQTKYLFVETPTNPSLHIIDLSLVAKISKATKIPFAVDATFSPPCATRAFEFGAETVIHSLSKYIAGHNDIIGGAVITKNEKLYERLTFLHNTLGAILSPDECYRVLQEVKTLELRWQRVSSTALSVAKYLEQNKQIEKVLYPGLESHPHHKIAKKQTRGGYGAVLSFILKKSDIKSLKKFIDTVQKRSPIIYGESLASPETIIAYPPIMSHKSLPKDVRDSLGITDGFFRLSVGFEAPEDIIFGLNQGLRSIN, encoded by the coding sequence ATGAGCAAAATGAAAAATGAGAGCGGTCAGTGGCAATTTTCTACCAAATTAGTGCACAGTGGCGAAGCACCGGATAGAGAAACCGGTGCGGTCGCTCCGGTCTTAGTCCGGTCAAAGACCTTCGCCCAAAAAGAATTCGGGGGCGAGAGTAAATTCAAGTATTCGAGAGGTCTAAACCCTACCCGAGAGAAACTTGAGGAAAAACTGGCTGCACTTGAAGGTGGTGGCGAGGCCCGAGTCTTCGCCTCCGGCCTCGCCGCCGAAACCGCTTTCTTTCTGACACTAAACCCAGGAGACCGGGTCCTCTGCTGTCAGGAAATTTATGGCGGCACCTTCAGATTATTCGACCAATTCTTATCCAAATTCGGAATTAGTTGCGACTTTACTGATTTCGGCAACGAGGCTGACATCCGCGCCAAAATTACGCCCCAAACCAAATATCTTTTTGTGGAAACTCCGACCAACCCATCTCTCCATATCATCGACCTGTCCTTAGTCGCCAAAATCTCTAAGGCTACCAAAATCCCTTTCGCGGTCGATGCCACCTTTTCTCCACCCTGCGCGACCAGAGCTTTTGAGTTTGGCGCCGAAACAGTTATTCATAGTTTGAGCAAGTACATCGCCGGCCACAACGATATCATTGGCGGAGCTGTCATAACTAAAAATGAGAAACTCTACGAGCGACTAACCTTCCTCCACAATACTCTAGGTGCCATTCTATCCCCAGACGAATGTTATCGAGTTTTACAGGAAGTCAAAACTTTGGAATTGCGTTGGCAGAGAGTAAGCTCAACCGCCCTTTCGGTAGCAAAATATCTGGAACAAAACAAGCAAATTGAAAAGGTGTTATACCCGGGACTTGAATCTCACCCCCATCATAAAATCGCCAAGAAGCAGACTCGGGGTGGCTACGGCGCGGTGCTATCTTTTATCCTCAAAAAAAGCGACATCAAATCACTCAAGAAGTTTATAGACACCGTCCAAAAGCGCAGTCCAATTATCTACGGCGAAAGTCTGGCCAGCCCGGAGACCATCATCGCCTACCCACCGATTATGAGTCATAAAAGTTTACCGAAAGATGTCAGAGACTCTCTTGGTATCACCGACGGATTCTTTCGACTGTCAGTCGGCTTTGAAGCCCCTGAAGATATCATCTTCGGCCTGAATCAAGGCCTTAGATCAATCAATTAA
- the ftsH gene encoding ATP-dependent zinc metalloprotease FtsH: MNFSPKNKGNKGGRKGGRRNINPLPPSNFWRQMITGIMIFVLIAAAYSLIAENQKTIPEVSISELAGEIGKGVVTKISVNGDDLNVTYKDGSEKHSKKESEASLTATLSNYKVPADKLSAVSIEVLGPSGFGYWFANLAPFLLPLIFIVLFIWLISRQVKGAGMQAFSFGQSKARITFPDDKKQKVTFKDVAGAKEAKQELSEIVDFLKNPKKFLEIGAVIPKGILLMGAPGTGKTLLARAVAGEAGVAFFSISGSEFVEMFVGVGASRVRDLFKMAKQAAPAIVFVDEIDAVGRVRGTGVGGGNDEREQTLNQILVEMDGFEPNEKVIVMAATNRPDVLDPALLRPGRFDRRVTIDLPDRDDREEILKIHARTKPFAEDVNLRTVAERTPGFSGADLYSLMNEGAILAARENRTKVAQFDLIRAIEKVMLGPERRSHLLSKKEKEITAYHEAGHALVASVSPFADPVHKISIISRGRAAGYTLHLPLEDRKLQSKREFLDDIAVSLGGYVTEKMIFGDLTTGPSNDLQVSTALARDMITKYGMSEKMGPVALEGEGGRALFGRGVGDQEYSERVGAEIDAEVSRIMNEAMAKAEKIVTENRKALDTIAKRLIEVETIEREEYEKIIIAHGIMPKKKQDIEHQA; encoded by the coding sequence ATGAATTTTTCACCAAAAAACAAAGGCAATAAAGGCGGGCGCAAAGGCGGGCGCCGGAATATCAATCCTTTGCCGCCGAGCAATTTTTGGCGCCAAATGATTACCGGCATCATGATTTTTGTCTTGATTGCCGCCGCTTATTCTTTAATTGCTGAAAATCAAAAAACTATTCCGGAAGTTTCTATTTCCGAGCTGGCCGGTGAGATCGGGAAGGGTGTGGTGACCAAAATTTCAGTGAATGGGGACGATCTCAATGTCACTTATAAAGACGGTTCGGAGAAACATTCGAAAAAGGAAAGCGAGGCATCTCTAACTGCCACTCTCTCAAATTACAAAGTGCCGGCGGATAAACTGTCGGCTGTTTCAATCGAAGTGCTGGGTCCATCCGGTTTTGGCTATTGGTTCGCCAATTTGGCACCATTCCTTTTGCCTTTAATTTTCATCGTTCTTTTCATCTGGCTAATCTCGCGACAGGTGAAAGGTGCCGGCATGCAGGCTTTTTCTTTCGGCCAATCGAAGGCTCGCATCACTTTTCCGGATGACAAAAAACAAAAAGTGACTTTCAAGGATGTGGCCGGAGCGAAAGAAGCCAAACAAGAACTTTCGGAAATTGTTGATTTCCTAAAAAATCCGAAAAAGTTTTTGGAAATCGGGGCGGTGATTCCAAAAGGTATTCTTTTGATGGGTGCTCCGGGTACCGGGAAAACTTTGTTGGCGAGAGCCGTGGCAGGGGAAGCTGGCGTGGCTTTCTTTTCGATTTCCGGTTCGGAATTTGTGGAAATGTTTGTAGGGGTAGGTGCTTCACGAGTTCGCGATTTATTTAAAATGGCCAAACAAGCGGCGCCGGCGATTGTTTTCGTGGATGAGATTGATGCTGTGGGTCGAGTTCGGGGTACTGGAGTTGGCGGTGGTAATGATGAGCGCGAGCAGACCTTGAACCAGATTCTTGTTGAGATGGACGGTTTTGAACCGAATGAAAAAGTAATCGTGATGGCGGCGACCAACCGACCCGATGTTTTGGACCCGGCGCTACTTCGCCCCGGCCGATTTGACAGGCGAGTGACGATTGATCTGCCTGATCGAGATGACCGCGAGGAGATTTTGAAAATCCATGCTCGCACAAAACCTTTTGCCGAAGATGTGAATTTGCGAACGGTGGCCGAAAGAACCCCAGGTTTCTCCGGTGCTGATTTGTATTCTTTGATGAACGAGGGCGCGATTCTGGCGGCTCGAGAAAATCGCACCAAAGTGGCGCAATTTGATTTGATTCGTGCGATTGAAAAAGTCATGCTCGGTCCGGAGAGACGCAGTCACTTGCTTTCCAAAAAAGAAAAAGAAATTACCGCTTATCACGAAGCCGGTCATGCTCTGGTCGCCTCAGTTTCGCCTTTTGCCGATCCGGTTCACAAGATTTCCATAATTTCTCGCGGTCGTGCCGCCGGTTACACTTTGCACTTGCCCTTGGAAGATCGAAAACTGCAGTCGAAGCGAGAGTTTCTTGATGATATTGCCGTTTCACTTGGTGGCTATGTGACCGAGAAGATGATTTTTGGTGATTTGACGACCGGCCCGTCGAATGATTTGCAAGTCTCGACCGCTTTGGCCCGCGACATGATTACCAAATACGGCATGTCGGAGAAAATGGGACCGGTCGCGCTAGAGGGTGAGGGTGGCCGAGCGCTGTTTGGCCGAGGTGTTGGCGATCAAGAATATTCCGAGCGAGTTGGCGCCGAGATTGATGCTGAAGTTTCTAGAATTATGAATGAGGCGATGGCTAAAGCTGAAAAGATCGTGACCGAAAATCGCAAGGCGCTCGATACGATTGCTAAAAGATTGATTGAGGTGGAAACAATCGAGCGCGAAGAGTATGAAAAAATAATTATTGCTCACGGGATTATGCCGAAGAAGAAGCAGGATATCGAACATCAGGCGTAG
- a CDS encoding GIY-YIG nuclease family protein, which yields MYYCYVLKSLKDGSFYVGSTQDLKRRIEKHNRKEVKYSSTKAPFRLVWYSAFITKEKAVKFEMYLKSSSGFAFRNKRLL from the coding sequence ATGTATTACTGCTATGTTCTAAAAAGTCTTAAAGACGGCAGTTTTTATGTTGGCTCAACTCAGGATTTAAAAAGGCGGATAGAGAAGCATAACAGAAAGGAGGTAAAGTATTCTTCAACCAAAGCCCCTTTTCGATTGGTATGGTATTCGGCGTTTATAACAAAAGAAAAAGCTGTCAAATTTGAGATGTATCTAAAATCTAGTTCCGGGTTTGCTTTTAGGAATAAACGACTTCTATGA
- a CDS encoding ATP-dependent DNA helicase RecG, whose amino-acid sequence MKPHDLIESSFRLSPSQKSALKKLGLKTVLDLLYHFPTRYGDTSEMKSISSLKQGETTVIFGKISGLKTGKGFRTKIPMADGTIEDDTGKIKAVWFNQPYLAKMLAENSFVRAEGKVSARKKNGELYLSNPKIERVEKLPTGVGDSLFGEAGETHSLYPVYPESRGITSNWFYHAIQKVLKSGILEILPEPIPAEILEKYHLPTLKTALVWIHAPLNQDNAMSARKRFAFEEVFFIQLSRQLEKRKWQEHSAFIINKSDEEIAKFTSRFPFEATLAQKKAIAQVLSDFKIGKAMSRLLEGDVGSGKTAVAATTAYATITTPPKDRKFGTLQVAYMCPTEILATQHFESFIQYFRHLPIQIGLITSSGCRKFPSKLNPSGWTDISRTQLLKWAQNGEIAVLIGTHSLISKSVKFKNLAYAIIDEQHRFGTAQRSKLVRKDNLAPHLLSMTATPIPRTLALTIYGDLDLSLLDQMPHGRKPIITEIVLPNKREETYEKIRAELKAGQQAYIICPRIDEPDPAKEMAILAKSVKEEAKRLRAKIFPEYEIEILHSKMSSDDKDEVMLAFKRHEIDILVATSVVEVGVNVENATTIIIEGAERFGLAQLHQLRGRVIRSNHQAYCHVFAETKTQKTIDRLKAFQTAKNGFELAEYDLQFRGAGELSGLKQWGITDIGMEALKNLKMVEAARNEALHLISTDPTFSKFPQIKTALAVREQSEIHFE is encoded by the coding sequence ATGAAGCCACACGATTTGATTGAAAGCAGTTTCCGTCTATCACCATCGCAAAAATCCGCTCTAAAAAAACTTGGGCTGAAGACAGTTTTGGATTTGCTCTATCACTTCCCCACTCGTTACGGTGATACTTCGGAAATGAAAAGTATCAGCAGTTTGAAACAAGGCGAAACCACCGTGATTTTCGGCAAAATTTCCGGCCTCAAAACCGGCAAAGGTTTTCGCACCAAAATCCCGATGGCTGATGGCACAATCGAGGATGATACCGGCAAAATCAAGGCAGTTTGGTTTAACCAACCCTACTTGGCCAAAATGCTGGCCGAAAATTCTTTTGTGCGGGCCGAAGGTAAAGTTTCGGCGCGTAAGAAAAACGGCGAGCTTTACTTGAGCAACCCAAAAATTGAAAGAGTTGAAAAACTGCCGACGGGTGTCGGCGACTCATTATTCGGGGAAGCTGGCGAGACTCATTCACTCTACCCAGTCTATCCGGAATCCCGAGGCATCACTTCAAACTGGTTTTACCACGCTATCCAAAAAGTTTTGAAGTCCGGCATTTTGGAAATCTTACCAGAACCAATACCCGCCGAGATTTTAGAGAAATATCATCTACCGACTCTGAAAACCGCACTAGTCTGGATTCACGCCCCACTAAATCAGGACAACGCCATGTCGGCTCGCAAGCGTTTCGCTTTTGAGGAAGTTTTTTTCATTCAACTCTCTCGCCAGCTCGAAAAAAGGAAGTGGCAGGAGCACAGTGCTTTCATCATCAACAAGTCTGACGAAGAAATCGCCAAGTTTACCTCGCGCTTCCCTTTTGAGGCTACTCTGGCACAGAAAAAAGCCATCGCTCAAGTATTAAGTGATTTCAAAATTGGCAAAGCGATGTCCCGCCTCCTCGAAGGCGATGTCGGCTCCGGCAAGACTGCCGTCGCCGCCACGACTGCCTATGCCACGATTACCACCCCACCTAAAGATCGCAAATTTGGTACCCTTCAGGTCGCCTATATGTGCCCGACCGAGATTTTAGCCACCCAGCATTTCGAATCATTTATTCAATATTTCAGACACTTACCAATTCAAATCGGCCTCATCACTTCATCCGGTTGCCGAAAATTTCCCTCAAAATTGAATCCCTCTGGCTGGACGGATATTTCCCGAACACAGCTTTTGAAATGGGCGCAAAACGGTGAAATTGCAGTTTTAATCGGCACTCACTCGTTAATTTCCAAATCTGTTAAATTCAAAAACCTGGCTTACGCCATCATCGACGAACAGCACCGATTTGGAACCGCCCAAAGAAGCAAGCTGGTTCGAAAGGATAATCTCGCACCCCACCTTTTATCAATGACGGCCACGCCAATCCCCCGAACACTCGCCCTCACTATTTACGGCGACCTTGATTTATCGCTTCTCGACCAAATGCCTCACGGCCGAAAACCGATTATCACTGAAATCGTCTTACCGAATAAACGCGAAGAGACTTACGAAAAAATCCGTGCCGAATTAAAAGCCGGCCAGCAAGCTTACATCATCTGCCCGCGCATTGACGAACCGGACCCGGCCAAAGAAATGGCGATTTTGGCCAAATCAGTCAAAGAAGAGGCCAAAAGGCTTAGGGCCAAAATCTTTCCGGAATATGAAATCGAAATTCTCCACAGCAAAATGTCATCGGATGATAAAGACGAGGTGATGCTCGCTTTCAAACGACACGAAATTGATATTTTGGTTGCCACTTCGGTTGTCGAAGTCGGAGTGAATGTCGAAAATGCCACGACAATCATTATTGAAGGCGCCGAAAGATTCGGCCTCGCTCAACTTCACCAACTTCGCGGCCGAGTCATCAGAAGCAACCACCAAGCCTACTGCCATGTTTTTGCCGAAACTAAGACGCAGAAAACTATCGACCGCCTCAAGGCCTTTCAAACCGCCAAAAATGGTTTTGAGCTCGCCGAATATGATTTGCAGTTTAGAGGCGCGGGCGAATTATCCGGCCTCAAACAATGGGGCATCACCGACATCGGTATGGAAGCACTAAAAAATTTAAAAATGGTTGAAGCCGCCAGAAATGAGGCGCTCCACCTAATCTCCACCGACCCTACCTTCTCCAAATTCCCCCAAATCAAAACCGCCCTCGCGGTGCGAGAGCAGTCCGAAATCCATTTTGAGTAA
- a CDS encoding P-II family nitrogen regulator encodes MKRIEAVIQPHTLDDVRKALIAIGVEGMTVFEAKGFGRQHGHTEIYRGSEYDYHFVPKIYILLMVKKSQVKQVVATIREAANTKKIGAGKIFVSPLEDAIRIRTNEDGEGAL; translated from the coding sequence ATGAAAAGAATCGAGGCCGTAATTCAACCGCACACTTTGGATGATGTGAGAAAGGCGCTCATCGCAATCGGCGTGGAAGGCATGACGGTTTTTGAGGCCAAAGGCTTCGGCCGACAACACGGCCACACCGAAATCTATCGGGGTAGTGAATACGATTACCATTTCGTGCCGAAAATTTATATCTTGTTGATGGTCAAAAAGTCCCAAGTGAAACAGGTGGTCGCGACTATTCGCGAAGCAGCCAACACCAAAAAAATCGGCGCCGGCAAAATCTTCGTCTCTCCCCTCGAGGACGCGATCCGAATTCGCACCAACGAAGACGGTGAAGGGGCTCTTTAG